tctacttcctttaaagttatgtcggtaatttccctaaatttctcccagtcaccatgattatacttccatcttccttctatcctagtgctttctgtcctatgatttatgtttatgtgaatgaagattggatagtgatcacttcccattgtgctgtatttatttacttcccactccacctttcctgctaacccttgtgacactagtgttaaatctattgctgtttctttacccgtgacgacatctaaccttgttcccgacccatcattcacacacaccagttctttttcctccaaaagtgcttccaatgtatccccattccagtcatccctttcaccccacattgtgctatgtgcattaaagtcaccacaccaaataatattgccactccagtgctccattattgtttctagttggtgaatttctaatttcttgcatggattatagaagtttagtactttgtatctttctttattattccatacttctactcctactatctctagttctcgttttacttttaatattgaataatgcatatcttccttaataaatatggcacatcctcctccttgcccatcattcctatctttacgtatcgttataaatccttttattataaagtttaattttggcttcagccatgtttcttgaatacatattatatgtggtttatttttcatattattaatatatccctttaattcctgtccgtttgctatcaaacttctggcattccactgaacaattaacatggcgttggattgtggtaacatgactcggtctcgtctactctctgtagctcaccttgcacctgttcccaggatagttcttttaaatttaaaaactttgctgctgctttgacaattattttgattttctcagtcttgtttctagcctgttctgtacaatttattacataagccaggaatacaactagtttgtccatggaaattcctgtatttgctgcctcttgttttttatttcttgaactattttcacttctgtcctgttctgcactttcttgatttcttattttaactgcctctgcgtatgtaatattttgttcaactctgatttgctgtacttctgttgcctgttttcttatgatgcagcccccatacgctgctgtgtgattcccgccacaattacaacacttgacctgttcattttctccacattgtccatattcatgctctcctccacaccgtccacatctcatcttagcatgacaaaaactagctatgtgcccatagcgtttgcacttgaaacaacgtactgggggtggcacgtaagctctaacatagaagcttagatacccaatcatgattctctctggtaggacctcctctgcaaattgcactagcacggattcgctctcagtcttttcaccgttcctaaatgccatcattcttttcatcatagtgacagttcctccttttatttcttttttcagatcatctaaattttctcctcttgggattcctgtcacgactcctcttgccccctttcgttctcccacttcgattttttcctttattattttgttgcacagtttttgcaatcgcattgctttgttcttttgctctccatttttgcatttaatcaacagccgtccgtccctgagcaccttcgctatcttcacctctccaatgtccttctttaatcccttaaccagtgtcaccaaactaatgtcattcatatcttggtttgatttaaatgtataaattatcttatattcatccatcataacccttttcctcttatcaacctcttcatcgtcttcatgcactcttttagcactcgactttccttcactccctcctctccccttctttcctctctcccctctagtcctatccatttccatactatcctcatacatcccgtcactatccccttccatctcgatccagtcacaaaacagcttatgctcaaccgccaaaacagatttagatactctcgccgccgccaaattcactccaaatgtttggtagttccgcgtctctccttccggaagcttccAACCTCCCCTTTTTGTCCGTCCGAGTTGACAACAAATATAAATGAATAGTTCCGCTATTATTTTGCTGgttgtaatttgattttttttcttaattcaatCATTCAATATGTCAAGATGTTTATTGAGTATGTCATAGTCAACTCCACCTCTtacatgtgatgtactacatgtacagTAGCAATAATATTATTTCacaaaacattaaatacaatttaattccTTACGTCCAAccatggatggatataaaataaaatgtaattaataaaataattaatgaaaaaaatttaaaagaagtaccgtatttccttgaattgccgccggggggctgattaatttaaaacttattttcactctcgcgcttaccaatggcatgcggtaaaagtaagcatgcgctaatcattttaaaacctcttctcactccggcacttcgCAAAGGTAAGCAGTAAAATTTGAGTgttatgtaagcttggaccttaaatcttactgaatagctcttaatcttcttcactttatgcgatttcaaatcacgggtattgaaatcagcctcctccattttgaaaatgatgacaggggaagtgtcactcgtgacgtcacgagtttgaccagaggGTAATACtaatcatgcgctaattattttgggaagcgagtttgaccagtaattcaaggcaggtgcatactatatgccctgcggcaatcaaagaaaatacggtatacacttTTTGAAATGCCAGGCCCCTccccgttttgttttttttgtttacataaaTACTTTAACTAGTGTTCAGTGTttagtgttcaacttcagcctaaaccattCCGGTCTGCAAAATGTTCAATTTATGAATGTGCAACTGTTTGTTCATGTAAAACAGTTTGTTTATTTTGCTGACCACTGACGgaagaaataataaaataaataaataaataaaataactaatatCAAGTTTCCTCTGAACCACATTTGATCACATTAATCTGGAATCACAttacagttaaagttaaagtaccaatgattgtcaagcccacattaggtgtggtgaaatttgtcctctgcatttgacccacccgcttgttcaccctctgggagttgaggggagcagtggtgagcagtgggcagcagcggtgccgcacccggggatcatttttggtgatttaacccccaattccaacctttgatgctgagtgccaagcagggaggtaatggttcccatttttatatattttttgttatgactcggccgggctttgaactcacaacctatcgatctcagggttgaaattctaaccaccaggccactgagtaggtggcctagtagttagagttAAATAACTTAATTTGCCCAGAACAATGCTTACAATTCTCAATATATCATCATAAGTAAGTCATACAAGTCCttcaaactcacattcaaaaTAAGCCGAGATCTCACCATACCGAACCAAAATATTAGATTTGTACAATTTCTTAAAAAACTCAAGTTTGAACAGTGTTTGAGTTTAttatgaccaagaagaacgcggagctggaatataattacaacactttatgtacatatttatatacatatttatataatattttcatatttatataatatgtaactacaagctccattcacagacagagtcccattgcttttatgaactgtcgagtgagtcaaaagccgaaaaaataaaaataaaatatatatataattttatttttattttatttgtggcggccgtaattctttcgtggcgggccgccacaaataaatgaatgtgtgggaaaccctgctgtggttcttcctactccttttcagacatgctgtaatgaaacaactggaaacgtgtgatgcattacattgtatcgtatgcatgttccaaataaactgaaaatgAATTGAACTGAAGATTTATCATGTATTTTCCATGTTCGAGATAACTATAAAAGTGATTATAAATACCGTCATGATTATAAACTGTTGTCAATGTGCCTTTTCAGATTGATTCTTCGTAGTCAATATTAACATTTTCTCTGGAAAAAATGAGAAGACATCTGTACATAATATTCCTCTTCCTTGGGCTTTTCATCAGACTGCATAACTCTTCTCCGACACCTCAAACTGGAGAGGATGTTGGATCTTCCTCGTTTAAGGCAACCACTGCACCTCCACCACTACAAAGCATGTATCAGCAGAATTCCTCCAACATGTCCTTCTCACAAGACATACCAGCAACCATCAGTCCGTCGTCTTCTCACAGGAACGGAGAATACCCTGCTGATCTTTTTTCTTTGAAAGAGCGCAGACAAGGCTGGGTGGTCCTCCACATGATAGGCATCGTGTACACCTTTGTGTCACTTGCAGTTGTGTGCAATGAGTTATTTGTTCCTGCACTGTGGGGCATCATAGACAAGTTAGACATCTCCCATGATGTCGCAGGGCCTACCATCATGGCCGCCGCTCGATCAATCCCTAAGCTTGTCATTACCATCATAGGAGATTTCTTCTCTTACAGCATTGTGGGTATGGGCAACATTGTTGGCTCGGCAATTTTCAACTTTCTGTTTGTGGTTGGACTGTGCGCTCTGTTTTCCCTGGAAGTTCTTCATCTAACCAAATGGCCCTTTTGTAGAGATGTAACCTTCTACATACTGGACCTTGTCTTACTCACCACCTTTTTCCTGGATAATGTCATCACGTGGTGGGAGAGCATGGCGCTGGTGGCCAGTTACATCTTCTATTTAGTTGTCATGAAATTTAATGTGCAAATCAAATTGGCCTTCCAGACACATATACTTAAGGAGAGGGACACTTTTGAGACTATATCCAGAGAGGAACCAAAGGTAAGCACTGTGTTGTAGAATGTAATCATGGTCTGTAATAGCATGTGTTAACTTGACTTTTTTGTCAGGAATCTAGAGCGAaagatagggacggcgtggcgcagtgggagagtggccgtgcgcaacccgagggtccctggttcaaatcccacctagtaccaacctcgtcacgtccgttgtgtcctgagcaagacacttcacccttgctcctgatgggtgctggttggcgccttgcatggcagctccctccatcagtgtgtgaatgtgtgtgtgaatgggtaaatgtggaagtaatgtcaaagcgctttgagtaccttgaaggtagaaaagcgctatacaagtacaacccatttatcatttataagtcACTGGATGAAGAGAAGAATGATCCCTTAAAGCCACTTGAGGAGCGTCTGTCTATAAAATGGCCGCACACTTGCTGTAAACAAGTCACCAGTCTTCTCCTGGTGCCCATATACCCTCTGTTGCTCACCGTTCCACATGTctgtaaaaaagtaaaaaaacaaaaaacagccacTTAGAGATGGACTACCAAGATGATGTTctgaatgttgttttttttgtggccCTATATACAATTTCGTTTGTGGCCCCATTTCAATCTACTGTTTTTTTACGTCGAGAGGTCTTTCTTGATGATAGGGGTTCGTTCGTAAATGGAGTCGTATGCTCTCGCTACTTGAAACTCTTTGTTTTATAAAGGATAATTTTTACTTAGTGTAAATTAATTtacaaaacccatccatccattttctaccgcttattccctttcggggtcgcggggggcgctggcgcctatctcagctacaatcgggcggaaggcagggtacaccctggacaagtcgccacctcatcgcagtttacaaaacccaaaacgagtaaagttggcacgttgtttattttgtaagtaaaaacagaatacactgaattgcaaatctttttcagcttatatttaattgaattgactgcaaagaccagatacttaatgttcgaactaagaaactaaatttttttggcaaataatcatcaactttgaatttaatggcagcaccttgttgcaaaaaaagttggcacaggggaattttttccattgtgttacatggcctttccttttaacaacactcagtaaacgtttgggaactgaggagaccaatttttgaagctttttaggtagaattctttcccattcttgcttgatgtacagcgtaagttgttcaacagtccggggtctccgttgtggtattttaggcttcatattgcaccacacattttcaatgggagacagatctggactacaggcaggccagtctagtacccgcagtcttttactacgaagccatgcggttgtaacacgtgttttggcattgtttttctgaaataagcaggggcgtccatgataacgttgctgcaaaacctgtatgtgttACGAATTGATTAGCGCATGGTaatgcgcggaggtgtcggccccaagatgccaaagacgggagcaagcaggagtgAAGGTAGGAACTAGATTTAagaataaaacacaacaaaacacttgacaaaggaaaagaaaaggtgtgccaccgcacggaaagctaaatgctacttgtaacaagggtagagttcaaaagtccgtaagcagcgcgagccgagcgcgcagaaagctaagctaaaacttagcagagtgaaAACAATGAGGAATACAATCGTAACTGTTGCAtgagcaaacgaaacagccaggctgaactaaggtaacaggtgggcttaaatacagaggACATAATAACAAACCGGTGTGTGGATGgagcgtgcaggaggagcaaattaagttgtcatggtgaccatacaaaacaaggaagtgcgctaacaaacgggatcggtagagtccaaaacatgatcaaaacatagtaggacaatacaaaaaggaatcaaacagactagatgtgtgatccggaagccggatcacaacagtatgtaccttccagcattgatggtgccttcccaaatatgtatattaaccatgccttgagcactaatacacccccataccatcacagatgctggcttttgaacagaGCGcatataacaatctggatggttcttttcctctttgttctggaggacacgacgtccacaaattccaaaaactatttgaagaagtgtttgatgagcattcctcaactttctcagtctttgttgccacttgtgccagcttttttgaaacatgttgcaggcatcaaattgcaaataagctcatatttgcaaaaaaataaagttttccatttTGAGcataaaatatcttgtatttgcagtctattcaattgaatatgagttgagaaggatttgcaaatcattgtattctgtttttatttacaatttacacaacgtgccaacttcactggtttgagTTTTGTACCACGGCCTGGCTCAGAACCCATTAACAGCGATAAATAGGAGTTTACTATATTACTTTGACAACCAGTGGTTTTGaaagaaacaacaaaaacaacaatgcaGTTCAAGTACATCTATaattatatattaataaaataatgttattatttTGCAAGGCATGTAAATAATCATGTTCGACAATAAATCAATATGTTTAATTGTCAAGTGTTTATATTCCAGATAATGtccaaaatgtacaaaccctgtttccatatgagttgggaaattgtgttagatgtaaatataaacggaatacaatgatttgcaaatcattttcaacccacattcaattgaatgcactacaaagacaacatatttgatgttcaaacacataaacttttttttttttttgcaaataataattaacttagaatttcatggctgcaactcgtgccaaagtagttgggaaagggcatgttcaccactgtgttacatcaccttttcttttaacaacactcaataaacgtttgagaactgaggaaactaattgttgaagctttgaaagtggaattcttttccattgttgttttatgtagagcttcagtcgttcaacagtctggggtctccgctgttgtattttacgcttcataatgcgccacacattttcaatgggagacaggtctggactgcaggcgggccaggtaagtacccgcactcttttttttttacaaagccacgctgttgtaacacgtggcttggccttCTCTtgataaaataagcaggggcgtccatgataacgttgcttggaggacaacatatgttgctcctaaacctgtatggaccattcagcattaatggtgccttcacagatgtgtaagttacccatgccttgggcactaatgcaccctcagaccctcacagatgctggcttttgaactttggcctataacaatctgaatggttattttcctatttgttctggaggataccacgtcctctgtttccaaatctaatttaaaatgtggactcgtcagaccacagaacacctttccactttgcatcagtccatcttaggtgagtttgggcccagtcaagccggcggtgtttcagggtattgttgattaatgggtttggctttgcatagtagagttttaacttacacttacagatgtagcgaccaactgtagttactgacagtggttttatgaagtgtttctgagcccatgtggtgatatcctttccacactgatgtcggtttttgatgcagtaccgcctgaaggatcaaaagtccgtaatatcatcgctttcgtgcagtgatttctccagattctctgaactttttgatgattttacggactgtagatggtaaaatccctaaattcatagcaatagctcgttgagaaatgttgttctaaaactgttcgacaatttgcttacaaagtggtgaccctcaccccatccttgtttgtaaattatttagcatttcatggaagctgcttttatacccaatcatgacacttaactgttcccaattagcctgcacacctgtgggatgttccatataggtgttagatgagcattcctcaactttatcaatatttattgccacctttcccaacttcttttgtcacgtgttgctggcatcatattctaaagttaatgattatttgcaaaaaaaaatgtttatcagtttgaacatcaaatatgttgtctttgtagcatattcaactgaatatgggttgaaaatgatttgcaaatcattgtatttcgtttatatttacatctaacacaatttcccgactcatatggaaacggggtttgtatatgaaaaGATAAAAAGAAAATAGGTTGATAGGTCCAaggcagggcagcacggtgaagcaggggttggtgcatgcgcctcacaatacgaaggtcccgagtagtcctgagttctttatgtgaggagtttgcatgttctccccgtgactgtgtgggttctctccgggtacttcggcttcctcccacctccaaagacatgcacctggggataggttgattggcaacactaaattggccctagtgtgtgaatgtgagtgtgaatgttgtctgtttatttgtgttagccctgtgttgaggtggcgacttgtccagggtgtacaccgccttccacccaaatgcagcagagataggctccatcaccccccgTTACCCCAgttaagggacaagcggcaggaaatggatggatggatggaggtccaAGGCAGtgttgtccaaactttttccagtgagggtcgcacaataaaaaataaaatgacgcAAGGACAAGAAAACTATTTCCCACCGCAGAAGCATCTTCAAAACTGCTATGTTGCTTGGGCATCTATTGAAAAGATAAAGAAAACACAATGAATATGCAAAAAGTATGGGAAAACTGATGTTCTTCAGAAACTATATTTTTGGGGGCAGGTTTGGattcattaaatacattaaattaaatattaTGGTTGTTTCAAAAATGTGGCTTTAAATCTGTCACCATCACTGCATTCGAAGCAATTATACATTTATAATCCCCATGGGCTTTTGAAAATGTCTCATACTGCAGAACAGTGATGGCCAAAACTAAGTGTTATCATATTATTGCATTGCATATCACTAAATTATGCGGATACTCCTAACAATCTTTTCTGTCCTAAAGAATTCCAGAAAATTCTTCGTTGTCACACTTCTGAGCTCCATTTTATGGATTTCTGTCTTCTCCTACCTCATGGTGTGGTGGGCCCACCTGGTCAGTTTCTAAACTCACATTTTCTTATTACCACACGTCGTGTAGAAAATTGATACTGTATCAATACATATTTGTTTACATACTATTGCAGGTAGGTGAGACATTCAGCATACCAGGGGACATACTAAGCCTGACTGTTCTGGCTGCAGGAACGTCCATCCCAGACATCATGACCAGTGTGGTTGTGGCCCGTGAAGGCTTTGGTGACATGGCCGTTTCCAGTTGTCTGGGCAACAACATCTTCAACGTGACTATATGGTGAGtctaagacaggggtagggaacctatggctctagagccagatgtggctcttttgatgactgcatctggctctcagatgaatcttagctgacattgcttaacacgataattatgaataattccgctggaattcacagtgctaaaaataacgttcaaaatataaaacattctcatgcatttaaatgcatccatccgtttcctaccgcacctgctcaagaagtcgcattaatcgcaagaagtattttatgtcacgatgggggggggggtcgcagcttgctgcatggtcgttctcccaggaagtcAGACGGaccactcgggacatggcatttaggtaaaaacatgacttaatttaaactaaaaaaagatacaaacaaaaatcgctcacagcggaggcacaacttgggctaaggaagaaagctaacgcataaacagactatgaacataaatcaaacaaaacttacttggcatgaagtatgaaactatggcaaggcatgaaacaagtcagcacagagcaaaaaaagatcacattgacgccagggcgactgactggcaaagacaagcttaaatactgcctctgttAGTGctcggaagcaggtgagcgggcattttgtccaccagagacaggtggacgaaATGAGTAatcaagggagtggaaaaaaacaggaaattaaagagtccaaaagacaaacagcacatggccaaacaaaaacatgatcaacagacatgacatttgatttattattggttagcttcagaataacaatgttattaaaaagaataagagatttatatattcaaaaaatgttggtcttacttaaaaatgcacgcatttagttgtattcagtgttaaaaaatatgatatggctctcacggaaatacattttgaaatatttggctttcatggctctcccagccaaaaaggttcccgacccctcgtCTAAGAGAAGAGTCAAATTCTTCATTTGAAATTAagacttttttttctctcaaaagtcTTCCGGCAAAATGGCTGCTGTACTCGCTCAGCCACGGGTTGATGGTCCTGCCTGTCAGCACCAACGGGCTCCTCTGTGCATTTGTTCTGCTTTTCCTCACGCTCCTCTTCTTCATCATCTCCATCGTATCCTGTAAATGGAAACTTTGTAAGACGCTGGGTTTCATGATGCTACTGCTTTACGGTTTCTTTGTCATGGTCAGTGTAATGCTACGATACCACATTATAATGTGTCCTCTTTAACCCTTTCAATTATGATCAtctattttaggatttttttacacgagggacttttttttaattactttcagaattaaaaaaaaatcaaggatttGGAAAATGTCCACCTGTTAGTGGTGTAATTgattatgtatgcatgtacagtatattagtgttgtcccgataccaatattttggtaccggtactgaaatgtatttcgatacttttctaaataaaggggactacaaaaaattgcattattggctttgtttgaacaaaaaatcttatggtacatttaacatatgtttcttattgcaagtttaaataaaatagtgaacacacaagacaacttgtcttttattagtaagtaagcgaacaaagtctcctaattagtctgctgacatatgcagtaacattttccattctaatattttgtcaaaattataaaggacaaggggtagaaaatgaattattaatctacttgttcattcactgttaatatctgcttactttctcttttaacatgtactatctacacttctgttaaaatgtaatgatcacttattcttctgttgtttgatactttacattagttttggatgacaccagaaatttaggtatcgatccgataccaagtaattacaggatcatacattggtcataatttaagtcgccatgtgtccagggacatatttcctgactttataaacaaaatattaataaaaaaaaacaaaagaagattttgtgatgctaaaaatatcTACGTAATAATATTAATATCGACTACATACATACGCTcttggggaccggtactttttagaggcggtatagtaccgaatacgattcattagtatcgcggtactatattgATACCAGTACAaccctaatgtgtatatatatatatatatatacatttatatatatatatgtatatatataaattaaaaaaaaatatatttatatttatatatagttgtatatatatatatgtatatatatatacatatatatatatatatatatatatatatatatatatatgtatatatatgtatatatatgtatatatatatattttttttaaattttatttaattttttttttttttttttattgccatttgAAGTGGGCAAAATTTACCCCATGCCATGACCAATCAAACTTTCATTACAGCACTTTTGAGGATTGGATCTTCTTTCAAACTGACATTAAGCTTTAAggtatcaggaccacatcatctgcaaaaagcagagacctaatcctttagccaccaaactggataccctcaacaccctgactgcgcctacaaattctgtccataaaagttatgaacagaattggtgacaaagggcggCCTTGGGGGAGTCCCACCCTCAcgggaaacgtgtccgacttactgccggcaatgcggaccaagctctgacactgatcatacagggagcgaatTGTCTGCAGCTTCCAAGCCCGCCGTGACGACGGCGCCGATGCGCCCACCTCCACGTCAGccatggatgtggccgtgccctggtcaTCCTCCTTGCCGGGTGCATTCACttccacgtcggccacgggtgtggcttCTTCGAGGTTGCCCGCAAAGACTTTTGCGGCAgtggcgttccatccgccgccgccacctgacttgtcctcggtggatttggGGCGACCCTCCACCATGTCCTCCCTTCGCCCTCCCTTCACTCCTGAACTTTCTTTGTGTGGGGGGGTTCAAAGTatttttttgggacatctggtatctgtcccttCAGGGGGGGCTTATGTCATGATTCtctacttggatcatggcataatctggttttgttctgttataTTGtctgccttagttcctggtggcacatcctgttttgttctgttgtcatagttacgttttagtgtcacctgccttgtgtttttgacgTGCACGTGCCTCCTAATTTCTTTCTCTAttcaagcctgccctttttgtaattcaatctcgcagtctaatttgctatttgatgcaacaggtgacctcgctatccccgcttgtggtaaagactttgtgtactttagcttccacactattctgttgcttgtccctagctcacatgctagcgctttctgttcattttgtctttagtgcctttgtgcaagtgttttctgt
The nucleotide sequence above comes from Nerophis ophidion isolate RoL-2023_Sa linkage group LG12, RoL_Noph_v1.0, whole genome shotgun sequence. Encoded proteins:
- the LOC133563147 gene encoding sodium/potassium/calcium exchanger 1-like isoform X2, translating into MRRHLYIIFLFLGLFIRLHNSSPTPQTGEDVGSSSFKATTAPPPLQSMYQQNSSNMSFSQDIPATISPSSSHRNGEYPADLFSLKERRQGWVVLHMIGIVYTFVSLAVVCNELFVPALWGIIDKLDISHDVAGPTIMAAARSIPKLVITIIGDFFSYSIVGMGNIVGSAIFNFLFVVGLCALFSLEVLHLTKWPFCRDVTFYILDLVLLTTFFLDNVITWWESMALVASYIFYLVVMKFNVQIKLAFQTHILKERDTFETISREEPKNSRKFFVVTLLSSILWISVFSYLMVWWAHLVGETFSIPGDILSLTVLAAGTSIPDIMTSVVVAREGFGDMAVSSCLGNNIFNVTICLPAKWLLYSLSHGLMVLPVSTNGLLCAFVLLFLTLLFFIISIVSCKWKLCKTLGFMMLLLYGFFVMVSVMLRYHIIMCPL
- the LOC133563147 gene encoding sodium/potassium/calcium exchanger 1-like isoform X1; the protein is MRRHLYIIFLFLGLFIRLHNSSPTPQTGEDVGSSSFKATTAPPPLQSMYQQNSSNMSFSQDIPATISPSSSHRNGEYPADLFSLKERRQGWVVLHMIGIVYTFVSLAVVCNELFVPALWGIIDKLDISHDVAGPTIMAAARSIPKLVITIIGDFFSYSIVGMGNIVGSAIFNFLFVVGLCALFSLEVLHLTKWPFCRDVTFYILDLVLLTTFFLDNVITWWESMALVASYIFYLVVMKFNVQIKLAFQTHILKERDTFETISREEPKESRAKDKSLDEEKNDPLKPLEERLSIKWPHTCCKQVTSLLLVPIYPLLLTVPHVCKKNSRKFFVVTLLSSILWISVFSYLMVWWAHLVGETFSIPGDILSLTVLAAGTSIPDIMTSVVVAREGFGDMAVSSCLGNNIFNVTICLPAKWLLYSLSHGLMVLPVSTNGLLCAFVLLFLTLLFFIISIVSCKWKLCKTLGFMMLLLYGFFVMVSVMLRYHIIMCPL